One Rhododendron vialii isolate Sample 1 chromosome 2a, ASM3025357v1 genomic region harbors:
- the LOC131317036 gene encoding F-box/kelch-repeat protein At3g23880-like, producing the protein MATERSSNCREPKMTMQTSHGLLSTEDSLLLPDLPPEIIFQILPRLPVKSLLRFRCVSKSWRSLISQPQFVKTHLSLASKNTSYAHHRLILTGQYPPSTGVKSCSLYSILNEQSDTAVDLDCPLKGSRWRIMVVGCCDGLVCIAAGNEVCIWNPSTRKSKRLPNARMPYLFCRYGFGYDESIDDCKVVGFFSNSGAGCGDVKVKLYTSKTDWWRSILDSSDFIPWNDSGIYVKGALHCAPWGRSCQVIVSLDLAKEKFGEVLQPDYGDGHSQSMLAVVSGCLCVVRNYDGACVDVWMMKEYDRRESWIKLVVIPYGNLNYSPPLCILKNGEVLLHIQKRCVWTHLVRYNPKDVTFTYPTLHNCPSYFVAYPYIESLVLLDTLGFDCNTTS; encoded by the coding sequence ATGGCGACAGAAAGAAGCTCCAATTGCCGAGAACCCAAAATGACTATGCAGACCTCTCATGGCCTCCTCTCGACGGAAGATTCTCTCCTACTGCCGGATCTCCCGCCGGAAATCATCTTCCAAATACTGCCGAGACTTCCAGTCAAGTCTCTGCTGCGATTCAGGTGCGTTTCAAAATCATGGCGTTCTTTGATTTCTCAACCCCAATTCGTGAAAACCCATCTCAGTTTAGCATCTAAGAACACTAGTTATGCCCACCATAGACTCATTCTAACCGGCCAGTATCCACCTTCTACTGGTGTCAAGTCATGCTCTCTTTACTCCATTTTGAATGAGCAATCCGATACTGCTGTTGATCTTGACTGCCCTTTGAAAGGATCTCGTTGGAGAATAATGGTTGTTGGTTGCTGTGATGGTTTAGTGTGCATTGCAGCCGGAAACGAAGTATGCATTTGGAACCCGTCTACTAGGAAATCCAAGAGATTACCGAATGCCAGAATGCCGTACTTATTCTGTAGGTATGGGTTTGGTTATGACGAGTCTATTGATGATTGCAAGGTGGTGGGATTCTTCAGTAATTCTGGGGCAGGCTGTGGTGATGTCAAGGTCAAGTTGTATACTTCAAAAACAGATTGGTGGAGGAGTATTTTAGACTCTTCTGATTTTATACCTTGGAATGATTCAGGGATATATGTGAAGGGGGCCCTTCATTGTGCCCCCTGGGGCAGGTCCTGTCAGGTTATTGTTTCTCTTGATTTGGCAAAGGAGAAGTTTGGAGAGGTTTTGCAACCTGATTATGGAGATGGTCATTCTCAGTCGATGCTGGCTGTTGTAAGTGGATGCCTGTGTGTAGTTCGCAACTATGATGGAGCTTGTGTTGATGTATGGATGATGaaggaatacgatagaagagaGTCTTGGATCAAATTGGTTGTGATACCTTATGGGAATTTAAATTATTCCCCACCATTGTGCATTTTGAAGAATGGTGAAGTTTTATTGCATATCCAGAAGCGTTGTGTTTGGACACATTTAGTTCGCTACAATCCAAAGGATGTCACCTTTACTTATCCTACACTTCATAATTGTCCCTCGTATTTTGTTGCGTATCCCTACATTGAGAGCCTAGTCTTGCTTGATACACTGGGGTTCGATTGCAATACGACTTCTTAG
- the LOC131318054 gene encoding F-box/kelch-repeat protein At3g23880-like: MGFQMQLSQSFVCRRKSQHSTILQNSDAITDSSMATDGSSSCQEPKMTSQTHLPAEDSLLLPDLLPEIIVQILSRLPVKSLLRFRCVSKSWRSFISQPEFAKTHLSLASMSSDYTHHRLLLSDLDPREPTNVKSCSLYCILNEQSDTAVDLDCPLNINHLGRIVGCCDGLVCGTIYGGLIIWNPSTRRSKRLLDVEMLSRHNYPYAYGFGYDESIDDYKVVVFSRDASNSGFDFEAKGEVYSLRTNSWRRIGIFPYGFHMDISGTYLNGALYWTVTVSRESNIIIVSLDLVKETYREVLLPDYGDGHLSRSSLDVLNGCLRIVCAYDEYIDVWVMKEYGIRESWTKLVVIPCATPELFDPYPTPVCILKNGEFLVNVYTHLVRYNPKDGTTIYLPIRNCSERFSVYRHIESLISPEIDADSGVQWQHQY; the protein is encoded by the coding sequence ATGGGGTTTCAAATGCAATTGTCTCAAAGCTTTGTATGCAGACGCAAATCACAGCATAGCACCATTCTCCAAAATTCAGATGCCATCACAGATTCATCTATGGCGACCGATGGCAGCTCCTCCTGTCAAGAACCCAAAATGACATCTCAAACACACCTTCCCGCCGAAGATTCTCTCCTCCTGCCGGATCTCTTGCCGGAAATCATCGTCCAAATACTGTCGAGGCTTCCCGTCAAGTCTTTGTTGCGATTCAGGTGCGTTTCCAAATCATGGCGTTCTTTCATTTCTCAACCCGAATTCGCGAAAACCCATCTCAGTTTAGCATCTATGAGCAGTGATTATACCCACCATAGACTCCTCCTAAGCGATCTGGATCCCCGTGAACCTACTAATGTCAAGTCATGCTCACTTTACTGTATTTTGAATGAGCAATCTGATACTGCGGTTGACCTTGATTGCCCTCTGAATATTAATCATCTAGGAAGGATTGTGGGTTGCTGTGATGGTTTAGTGTGCGGTACAATTTATGGTGGATTAATTATATGGAACCCGTCTACTAGGAGATCCAAGAGATTGCTGGATGTTGAAATGCTGTCCCGACACAATTACCCATATGCGTATGGTTTTGGCTATGATGAGTCTATTGATGATTACAAGGTGGTGGTATTTTCTCGTGATGCTAGTAATAGTGGTTTTGACTTTGAGGCTAAAGGGGAGGTGTATTCATTAAGGACTAATTCGTGGAGGAGGATTGGAATCTTTCCTTATGGTTTTCATATGGATATATCAGGGACATATTTGAACGGGGCCCTCTATTGGACTGTGACTGTGAGTAGGGAGTCCAATATTATTATTGTTTCTCTTGATTTGGTGAAGGAGACTTATAGAGAGGTTTTGCTACCTGATTATGGAGATGGTCATTTGAGTAGGAGCTCCTTGGATGTTTTAAATGGATGCCTCCGTATAGTATGTGCCTATGATGAGTACATTGATGTATGGGTGATGAAAGAATACGGTATTAGAGAGTCTTGGACCAAGTTGGTTGTGATACCCTGTGCGACCCCTGAGTTGTTTGATCCTTACCCCACTCCAGTCTGCATTTTGAAGAATGGTGAATTTTTAGTGAATGTTTATACACATTTAGTTCGGTACAATCCCAAAGATGGCACAACTATTTATCTTCCGATTCGTAATTGTTCAGAGCGGTTTAGTGTATATCGCCACATTGAGAGCCTAATCTCACCAGAGATTGATGCTGACAGTGGAGTTCAGTGGCAGCACCAATACTAA